The genomic region agagaggaagggaaaggagcttgtaaaccaccttgagtttccttacaggagagaaaggtggggtataaatccaaactcctcctcctccttttcttcttctactaccaGATTAACAGCAGAATCAGATGAGCTAACTCAGTAGGTCTAAGAACCAGTAGCTGCTGTATCCCGGCACGGGGTAACTAGCACCTGCAAAGAGTCAGGGAAAGACTGGAAAATTCCTTCAAGATGGATTCTCTCTGGCCAGCAAGTCACTCTGTCAggctcagccccccctccccatacaatGTAGGAATCTTCTTacaggtagggctgccaacctctggtggcacctggagatctcctcttACTactattaagcataagcatttattgtcattgtgcacgcacaacgaaatttacagcagcattcctcgatgcacacaatttcagactcataccccatcctcactttccccttcctccacccatccctacacagccccaaacacatcaacacgaagccacggagttcagcatcgccacagctctagagtagaagctgtctctaagcctctttgtcctagttttgatagacctgtatcatctgctggatggtaacagttcaaaaagagagcgtgCCGGATGAgacagatctctcagaatattttgggctttctttaggctacgagaattatagagttgatattcagatgaccaagatcagatcccttggagaaaatggctgctaagtccctcccctctggggttgccaacctctaggtggtacCTGTAAATCCCctgctgttacaattgatctccagatgatcaaggTCAGTTCAGCTGCTTGGAGGGTGGTGGGCAATCCTTCTTTGGAAGTGTTTAAGAAGAGGCAAGCAgtactgattctgtgaactttaGCAGATCATGACTGGAAGGAGTGAGTCAGTGCTTGTCTCTCGTGGCCCTTTCTTTTATGTCCAGGGTAATGCCAactgccactttggggtcaggaaggaattttcctccagaccagattggccagggatcctggagggttttttgcctGGTCTAATCATCTTTGTTCATCTCCGGCCTTGAACACCCCACTAAGTTGTAAATCAGCTGTGTTTTGaaagcactttctaccaccccCTCTTCTTAATCATCATTAGAACTGCAGTAAGGTAGGATAGTTGTTATGAGCATACACTGTGAACTTGGAAGACCCCTAGTTAAAATCTAATTTGTGCAAGCCTCACTAAGGATTGGGTGTGGCGCCTTGGGGAAGGCTATCAGCAGAGTATgatgccatcaagtccatcctccaaagcagtctttttctccaggggaaatcaTCTTGACTGTCTAGAGagcaattgtaatagcaggagatctccagcgcAACCTGGAAGTCAGCAACCCTAACATACACCTGGCcagtggaagaaaaggaagattttGGGTTTaccccccacttttctccactgcaaggggtctcaaagcagcttacaaactcctttcccttcctctccccacaatagacaccttgtgaggtgggtggggctgggagagttctgagaaaacggtgactggctcaaggtcactcagcaggcttcatgtggcggagcagggaatcaaacctgcttcaccTGAGAAGAGGCCACTGCTcgtgaggagaaaaggggaaatcaAACCATGCTGGCTTATTATAATGATCAAAAGTAAAGATACACCTGAGCACTAGCAAATCACTCTTCCCAGCGAATGTAATATATTATAACATTATATAATAATCTAGATATATATAAtagagagcagcagcagcgtagtggttaggagcaggtgcattctaatctggaggaacagggtttgattccccgctctgttgcctgagctatggaggtttatctggggaattcagattaagaagaagaagaagagtttggatttatatcccccctttctctcctgcaggagactcaaaggggcctacaatctccttgcccttcccccctcacaacaaacacccagtgaggtaggtggggctgagagagatctgagaagctgtgacaagcccaaggtcacccagctggcatgtgtgggagtttacaggctaatctgaattccccagataagcctccacagctcaggcggcagagcggggaatcaaacccggttcctccagattagatacatgagctcttaaccttctaggccactgctgctctccatgtacacacccacacaagccagctgggtgaccttgggctagtcacagttcttcggagctctctcagccccacccacctcacagggtgtttgttgtgaggggggaagggcgaggggattgtcagcccctttgagtctcctgcaggagagaaaggggggctataaatccaaactcgtcttcttcctcttctaatatAATATAATCTATAACAGATTCGTCTAGCAAATAAATGCACATTCAAAATAAGGAGCCCCAGACGGGGTCCCTCCCGCAGCCCCCCTTGCCAGGGTAGTGCCGTCCTGTGGGCGTGGCTTGGCGCTCCCGGACTCGACCATGGCGGCGCGGTGCCCACCTGTGCGCCTCCTTTCCCtcgggttgctgctgctgctgctgcttcagccgCCGCCCTTGGTCCCGGCGCAGCCGAGAGGTTCGCCCGGAGGGGTGGTGCGGGTCCCTGTCTCCGATCCCGACGTGCAGGTGGCGGCTGCGTTCGCCGTGGAGGCTTACAACAAGGCCAACACCAACTCCTTGTACAGCCGGGCGCTGCGGATCCTGCTGGCGTCTCACCAggtgagcggggaggggggggggatttgcaaaAGACCTCGGGAGAGCCTCCCTCCAGGGTCGCTCCGGACGTTTCTTTAGAGGCCCTCGCGTGCCTGCTTCCAAAGAGCCCCTTTTAAACCACCATCTCGCTTCTGAGCATCCTCCTCATCTCAATGTCCTGATGCCCTGGAATAGGATGCGCCAATGCATGAGTAGTGCTACAGTGCTGGAATCAAAAGCAGCCGGGGGCTGATGGATCCCTTCTCAGGAAtctggtggaggggggggagagagatttctCAGTGGAAAGGACATGCGTTCTAGATGTTATTCATAGCCCATGCCCTCTAAGGTtcctctaaggagcagcagtggcgtaggaggttaagagctcgtgtatctaatctggacgaaccgggtttgattcccagctctgccgcctgagctgtggaggcttatctggggaattcagattagcctgtacactcccacacacgccagctgggtgaccttgggctagtcacagcttctcggagctctctcagccccacctttgtgtttgttgtgaggggggaagggcaaggagattgtaaacccctttgagtctcctgcag from Sphaerodactylus townsendi isolate TG3544 linkage group LG01, MPM_Stown_v2.3, whole genome shotgun sequence harbors:
- the LOC125445635 gene encoding cystatin-like; translation: MAARCPPVRLLSLGLLLLLLLQPPPLVPAQPRGSPGGVVRVPVSDPDVQVAAAFAVEAYNKANTNSLYSRALRILLASHQIVAGSLYYLTIELVKTKCEKNERTQLTPADLERCPLPPKAEQQKEICTFQIWTRSWLNDIRLTHMSCE